The following DNA comes from Bos indicus x Bos taurus breed Angus x Brahman F1 hybrid chromosome 5, Bos_hybrid_MaternalHap_v2.0, whole genome shotgun sequence.
tattagttatctgttttatatatagtagtgtatatatgtcagtcccaatctcccaatttatccctccccctgcctgccccctggtagccataaatttgttttctatatctgtaacttgatttctgttttgaggataagttcatttgtacccatTTTTTATAATCCACatttaagcaatatcatatgatatttgtctttgacataGAACAGTTTTAAGTAGCAATAGTTTTATTAAGCAAAACAAGAGTATCCTCTTGAGAAAGAACAGGTTGTTTGGAAATCAGAAGCAGCCCCTCAGTGGTGTACAGTTGGGGTCTTTAGAGTGGTGGTCCCTCCCTATGCCCTGCATCATCTGACTGACAAGTTGATTGACAACTTTAGGTTCTAAGAATTTTTCTCCTCATGCACAGTCACCCATAAGCACCCAAGTGTAACCCAcagcaggggagggggcagaaagTGCAGTGCTAATTTATTACAAATACAGCATAATGAACCCCTGGTTACTTTGAGTCACCATTTAGGTCTTGGTGTGCCTGTGCCAACCTGTGCTGGAGGTTTTATCTTGCTTAATTTTGCTAAGGCTGGAAATTTAGCAGTAGTCCTTGACTAGGAGAGGTGGTCAAGGACTAGGAGAAGAAGGATCTCTGGGCATGCTCTGGTCACCAGTGTCCaggtgggagaaggaaagaggatCATGTCCAGGATGGAGCAGGACCTGCTCACATCTGACTAGCTACCCAGTAGTGCCAGGACTTGGTCTAGACCTGTCTGAGCATTTGGGAACAGAATGAGAGGGACATGGGAAGCACTGTAGGGAAGGGATGAAGAAGAGGAGGTGAGGCCAACAGTtgccaaaagaaaagaagactAGGAGCTCAGAGGTACATATTTCAGCTGTGACATTGCCATGGCCAGGTTCCCTCCTGAAACagttaattgttgttgttcagtcacccagtcctgtccaactctttgcaaccccatggactgcagcatgccaggcttccctgtccttcactatctcccggagtttgctcaaactcatgtccattgagttaacaACCAGGACCTAATTATAGGACTGTCTCTACCACACCATAGTTTTGTAATGatttgaagaaaagaataaagcaatATCCTGATTTTCAGTTAGCAAAAGTGAGGGGATATTTTGTAACAGTATTTGGTGACTTGGGCTGCCATATATTACGTTATTAATAAATAGAAGTCTATATTCAGTTAATAAAATctatagagaaaaagaagaggaagtgaGAAAGACTGGACTCTGGACCTCACCCTTAGAACTTCCTGAGTATCAAAGTTCCTAACCCACATCTCTCTGTGGTAAAGCTCAACCCTTGAAATTGAATTCCAAGCTGTTCCCTttgcctgtgggcttccctggtggctcagtgctaaagaatcagcctgccaatgtagaagatccctgggtcagaaatatcccctggagaaggaaatggcaaccccctccagtattcttgcctagggaatcccatggacagaggagcctggcgggctacagtctgtggggtcacagaagagtcagacacgacttagcaaccaaacaataaTGTTTGCATGTACTTTCCTGGAGAGAAGGTTTAAGAATCGCCAGATTGTCAAAGCAGTCCATGAGCAAAAAGCAATTTTAAGTACCCAAGATGCAGTGAGAAGGGATAAAATGAATGCAGCTATCGCCAATGTGCAAAGCAGAGGATGCTGCTGACCTTCAGACAGCGTGTGCTGGTCACCAGAGCCAGTGGGAAATTACAGGGACACTGGGGGAGACTTCCTGGATGGCAGCAACGGGGAGGGGCTCTCACCTGTGCCGGCGAAGGTTGGGACACGGGCAGGAAGGGTCATCCTGAGCCCTCCGCCAGCATCAAGCCTCAGCTGTCCAGAACCCTGACAGACTGTCCTACTTTAAATGCCTTCCCCAGGCCTCCTCCGTGACCTCCTTTAAACAGGATCGTTTTTCAAGATTTGAAAATCAATTTGGTTAACAAAGTGCAGAATGACCTTTCGGAAACCAGAGCACTTGTCAGCCTGTTTAGCATTCTGTTCTGCCAGGTGGGGAGTCAGCTTGTTCCTGGTATTTTTGCACTCAGGGTTAGAAGAGGTGAGACGCCACCCAGAAGGGGCTGCTTGGGGTGGGAAACAATTGTACCTGAGTTCGTTCCTcttctcatcctcttctgcctgCAGAGGACAAGAGATAAatgtatgtgcacatgtgcatgcatggaTCACCCTGAAGGTAAGCAGGAGTCCTATCCACGTGTGCAGCCAGGGGTTTCCTCAACTTTCTGAGACCTGCCTTTCTGATTCCAGGAACTCTTCATTTTTGACTCGGCCGGCAAAGAGCTGTTTTCTGAAATGCTGGATAAATTGGCAAGTATCAGTCTTTTTTCTaacctcctcctccctccaaagATTTGCCCCTTAACAATGCCACTGCACTCCAGTCGCCAGGAAAGGTGACCGTGGCAACACTCTTCAAGGGTCATTCCTCCCAACCTTGGGGCTTGTGGCCCCTTGGCAGGTAAAGCAGCTTTTGCATGTGATTTGTGATTGCCCTTCCCCCCAACTCTGGACTAGCTGGGCTCCCAATGTGCCAGAGTACCCTCCGACTTGGTGACCCTCTTCTCTTAGACAACCACCTCCTACGGAtgtttttttcagtcttcctcctgcactagtagtaaagaacctgcctgccaatgcaggagacttgagagactcaggttcgatccctggctggggaagatcccctggaggagggcacggcaacccactacaatattcttgcctggagaatcccatggacagaggagcctggcatatagtctatggggtcacagattcggacatgactgaagcagcttagcatgcatgctacCTCCTAGGCCTGGAGCAAAGATTTCCTTCCCCACTAGGGGGTGCCCTCGAGGTCCCATAGCCTGACTCcccttccagttcagttcagttcattcagtcatgtccgactctttacaaccccatggactgcagcacaccaggcctccctgtccatcgccagctcccagagtttacccaaactcatgtctatcgagtcggtgatgccatccgaccatctcatcctctgtcatccccttctcctccagtcttcagtctttcccagcatcagggtcttttcaaatgagtcagttcttcacatcagatgaccaaagtattggagtttcagcttcagcatcaatccttccaatgaatattcaggactgatttcctttagaagggactgattggatgtccttgcagtctaagggactctcaacagtcttctccaataccacagttcaaaagcatcaattcttcagcactcagctttccttatagtccaactctcacatccatacatgaccactggaaaaaccatagctttgaatagacagaactttgttggcaaagtaatgtctctgctttttaatatgctgtaggttggtcataacttttcttccaaggagtaagcatcttttaatttcatggctatagtcactgtctacagtgattttggagtccaaaaaaataaagtctgtcacggtttccattgtttccctgtctatttgccatgaagtgatgggaccagatgccatgatcttcattttctgaatgttgagttttaagccaactttttcactctcctctttcactttcatcaagaggctcttttgttcttcttcactttctgccataagggtggtgtcatctgcatatctgggcttattgatatttctcccagcaatcttgattctagcttgtgcttcatccagcccagtgtttctcataatgtactctgcatataaattaaataagcagggtgacaatatacagccttgatgtactccttttcctatttggaaccagtctgttgttccatgtccagttctaactgttgcttcttgacctgcatacagatttctcaggatgcaggtcaagtggtctggtattcccatctctttcagaattttccacagttttttgtggttcacacagtcaaaggctttggcatagtcagtaaagcagaagtagatgtttttctggaactctcttgctttttcaatgatccagcagatgttggcaatctgatctctggttcctctgccttttctaaaaccagcttgaacatctggaagttcaccgactgttgaagcctggcttggagaattttgagcattactttactagcgtgtgagatgagtgcaattgtgcagtagtttgaatattctttggcattgcctttctttgggattggaatgaaaactgaccttttccagtcctgtggccactgctgagttttccaaatgtgctggcatattgagtgcagcactttcagagcatcatcttttaggatttgaaataactcaactggaattctatcacctccactagctttgttcgtagtgatgcttcctaagacccacttgactttgcattccaggatgtctggctctaggttggtgatcacaccatcatgtttatctgggttgtgaagatcttttttgtacagttctgtgtattcttgccacctcttcttattatcttctgcttctgttaggtccataccatttctgtcctttattgtgcccatatttgcaagCCCACCCCATCTAGGTTTGCTCTGGGACCTGCCCCTGctgcccaggctcctccagccgGAATAGCCTTCCTCTTAGGATCCAGTTTGCTGTACCTTCCAAGGTAACAGTTCCACTAATCTGGGCCAGTGAGCTAATTAGAAGGTTTGAGATCTCCAGAGCCCCTGCCTTTCCAAGAACAGCtacattttaatagaaatttttgctgcccccctccttttttttttttcttttttttgtctaaGAGAAATAGATCTAGTGATGGTAATTTCACACAGGGCTGGCCTCATGCATGAGTTCTTGGTGTTTTACCACGTGCCTACGTAATGGCCAGCGCTGCCTGGCGGAGGGGATAAAGTGTCTGGGGACATCAGGGCCGCCTGCTGCCCATCCTGGGTCTGCTCACTGAGGCCTGGAAGAAGAAGGTCTCTCCTGCATGCTCACAGAGGTGGTCAGTGTGGCTTCAGCTAGACTTCTTGAGTTAGTCTGTGAAGTGAAGGTGTAAGGGCATCATCAATTTAGTCTAAGTTCCTCCCATCCTAGAGGCCTGCAGAGCCAATTCCAGGCTGACCTTCCAAGGACAGCTAAAAGGAAAAGGCTTCTCCCTCACACCTTGGGAGGTGATAACACCTTAGAAATAAACCGGTCTCTAATTGTGCATAATGGGGGTCCCCAGAGACCAGGACAAGTATCAGCACGGTCCCATAGCCTGTGCCAGGCAGCAGGTTGGCCCAGGACTCTGAGCAGCCCCAGAAGGTGCCGGCTCCTGAGAGCTTAGCCTTGGTTCTTAATTGGGACCATGAACCCTGTCCAGTGGCCGATCTGGTTTGGATTAGGGCTGACATACTGCTGGAGAAGCAGAACATAccctttgcattttaaaaagccgACCCTTATTAAGAAGATGTTAGCAAACCAGCTTCCAGCAACTGGCTAATGAAAAAAAAGGATGCGCTTTCAGGCCTGCAGAGCAGAAAAGCACATCAACTTGGATAAGAGTGGGCCCTCGATGAGAACAAGTAGCAGAATGAGTTCATGGAACCGAGGCAGACAAAGTGTTTCTGGGTAGAGAAAGGCATCAGCTCCACCCTGGTGTTTGAATCCCATGTGACCTGGGCAAGTCAGTTACCCACTCTGAACTTACTACCTTCAGCTACATGGTAGGGATCTTCAGACCAGCCCTGCAGAGTTGGGAGGTTTCATAGTGACACACAGAAAATGCCCAGCAGAGAGCCTGGCATGGATTCAAGCTCTTGCCATCATGGTCACTGCGCCTAGGCCTTCCCATTCATACCTGTGGATAAATCGTTTTCATCCATGGGTGTGGCTCAGTTTTCTGACTCATATCCCCTTTTGGATTTTTCATTTCCCTGCACTCACGTGTCCCTTCCCTTAGAAGGCCACATTGCCTCCCCGCCTAGAAGTCACTTTCTCTGTCAGTGACGTGTTCGAATCCTGTCTGCCTTGCCTAGTGGGAGAGTCCCAATGTCTTGTGTCTTGTCTACGACGTGACCAACGAGCAGTCCTTCACCAACTGCAGCAAGTGGCTGGAGAAGGCTCGGTCTCAGATTCCAGGGACCACCCTCCCAGGTAAGAGCTGCAGGCATCCAGGGTTTCcagcagctcctctgtccttcaaatTCAAGGGCACAAGGTCACTGCAGAGGTACCTGTGGGTGCAAAAACAAGATGCTCTGGGCTTTGGGTGTAGCAATCTGGACTGTACCCTGGCTCTGCCCCTTCGGAGCCCTTGCAGCCTCAGTAGGTTGCCACACCTCTGAGTCTGTAAAATGGACCTGGTGATGCCCATCTGGCAGGGTTGTGGAGCAACTCAAACATACTAAGGGGAAGGCGTTGGGATATGAATGCGAGTTGTTTCTGGAAGGCTCACCCCAGGGAAACAGCCCTCATTTTCTCCTGTATGTGGGGCACCAGCAAACATGCAAGGCCCGCTGTCACTTCTGAATGCTCTCAATCAGTTTATTTCTCATCCCTATGTGAGATCAACAAATTCTCCTCATTAGAGACCAAGGAAAGCAATCTCCAGAGGCAGGCTCAAAAATTAGCTGCAGCGGATACAGCTGGCAACAGAACTAAATTACCTCTGCATCCCTGACTCCAAGCCCAGCCCTCAGATTAGTATTAATGACCGTTTTGAAAGTTTGCTCCATGCACTAGAAATGATCGCAAATGCTCACATCGGTTTGGTCCTTGCCTTCACAGCACTCGGAGCCTTAAGGAGACAAGGCAGGCAGGTACCTTCAAGATCTAGAAAAGGGGCTGAACAAAAACTGCAGGTGGAAGGGCATGCTGCCCACTCTGCCTCGGCCCCGGGGGCCCAGCGCAGAGTCTGCTGGTGCTCACCACCTGGGGTCAGACGGCCTCTCTCAGATGACATTTCACACCCCTCAGAAGTAGGCTGCTTGCTGTTTTTTCTCTCTAGCTGTCCTCCCAGACAGCCATGGTTATAATGTGATGCTCTGATTGTCTCTTTCGAGTAGGTGTGCTGGTGGGGAACAAGACAGACCTGGCTGGCAGGCGAGTGGTGGATGTGGCCCAGGCCCAGGCGTGGGCACTGGGCCAAGGCCTGGAATGTTTTGAAACATCCGTGGTAAGTACCACTGCTTGCGCCATAGCCCCAGTCTGCAGCAGGGCCTTGGCTGGAAGCAGTTTTTCACGTGACCTTGCATGCATCAAGTTGTTACCACACCA
Coding sequences within:
- the IFT27 gene encoding intraflagellar transport protein 27 homolog isoform X2 codes for the protein MVKLAAKCILAGDPTVGKTALAQLFRSDGAHFQKNYTLTTGVDLVVKTVPVPDTGDSVELFIFDSAGKELFSEMLDKLWESPNVLCLVYDVTNEQSFTNCSKWLEKARSQIPGTTLPGVLVGNKTDLAGRRVVDVAQAQAWALGQGLECFETSVKEMENYEAPFHYLAKQFHHLYREKLEVFQALV